In Trachemys scripta elegans isolate TJP31775 chromosome 10, CAS_Tse_1.0, whole genome shotgun sequence, the sequence GAGGGACATACCAAAATTCAAATGCAAAAGGCTGCTTGTAATTTGATTAACTTTATTATCTGTTTTATTACCTGTTCTGCTATAGTCCAATTATATTAAACAAATCAAGGAGGAGACCATCTACACATTCTGGGCTGTATCCAACCATAACCAATTACTGGAAAATATGTACTAAATAAAACAGaagttttaatgaaaactgaaacaaagtgcAGTTGAAAGCATCACTAACCTGAACAGAATAGATAGCAAAGGGACAGAATGGATAATCATCAGCCTTCTATTATCAAAAGCACTGGAACATAAGGCCAACAATCCAAGAATGaatcacaacaacaaaaacagccatATGTGAAAGACTAACGTTCAGAACATAGGATAGAGAAAAACCTTGAGGGCGGAAGCCATTTCTGGACCACAGAGAATCAACAGATTCAACAAACATCACAACATTCACGCTTCAGCTTCCCCTTCTCCATCTATCTACCCACGCAGCCCATCCCTGTCAGTCTTTCCTTCACTCTAATTTGACATAgggatgaaaaaaatgtttttaattaaaaaacttcaTTCATACATATTTACTAAATGCTTCTCCTTGTAATCTATGGTTGGGAAGGAAATGTAATGGGAGTACGTAAATGTTTGATGTTTAAATCACcttgctttataaaaaaaatccattttctgcgTGTGTGTTAGGGGTGTCTAGATACATGCAACTGGACAACAAAGCTGAATGTAAGTCACTTTGAGAATAGAAACAAAGCTGCGATATTATGTAGCTAATTCAAAtaagtgaaaaaaatcatttatatgTGGTATAGTTTTATAAGTTATTTTGTTAGATCAGGAATACTAGGAAACTGTTAGGAGTCACACTATAGAAAGAATGCACATAAAGAGAATTATAATCCTAGTCAATGTTTTATGTTGCGCATCACTTATTACTGTTGACACAGCAGTGAAATAAAGAGCTGGCTTACAACTTGAATGGTTGAATTCTAGATGGTATGGGTGGGGAACATTAACTCGGgggtcaatgaaacgcccattaGTCAAtaaaaagactcccactgacttcaaggatgGGTTTCTAAGTGGCCCATTGTACCCACTGGACATCAAGAGCAACACTCCCATTAAAGATTAGGAATGAATTTGCTCCCAATGCATACCTATAACATGGGGgaaaatatacctctaccccaatataatgctgtcctcaggagccaaaaatatCTTACCATGTTacaggtgaaactgcattatattgaacttgctttgatctgccggagtgcgccccccgccccctctggagcgctgctttactgcgttgtattcgaattcgtgttatatcgggtcgcgttatataggaGTAGAGGTGTACAATAAAAGCACACCAACATTGTATGAAAATCATCATAGTGTTTATATGTTCCTCACCAAAGCACTTAGAAATACCAGCTATGGGATCCTCATAACATCAGCATCACAGGGATATTCTCTCTATTATATTAATAGGGAAACAAACACAGGAAGGTTCAGTGTCTTGCCAAACAGCACAGTAGAATGCTGCATCAGGATCAGAAAGAGACTCCAGGAGGTTTCTGGCTTCCATTTCTGCATCTAGACCATGAAAGCTCACCTCTCATATACCAAAACCTACACTTTCATAAATGCCATCTTTCAGCGTGGGTGACACACAGAGATTAACTGTAATTTTGGGCTGGCACTGGAATAACATTTTAGTTATAATAGGAATGTTAGTGTTTGAATTCACTATAAAAGGTCTGCCTTGACTGCAGCCAGACAAATGACAGAGAACATTTGTATATCGTAGCAACCTTAGGCAATCGTTAACAAAACTATTTCTAGAAGATTGTGGTACCTAATTATCAATGCATTTTGAGAGCGCTATCATAGCAGGACTTTCACCGCATACTGATTCTTGCATGTAAATTACACTGTCATTAGCTCtgattcttggggaaaaaaattgaggtCACTGAACTTTTAGTTAATTAATGTTTTGAGCAGTTGTTAAATACCACTCAGAATAAATAGACAACCATTTCAAATGTAGTGCCACTTGTTTGAAAGAGTAAGCCTTGCAGGTATGAAAGGTTTTGCTGATTACCTGGTTTGTtactacagatggggaaatattaTTCCACAGATTGTTAGACCTAAACCTTATGTAAACAGATGTAGAACAAGCAGCCAGAAACTGCAGGACTAAATAAGTACATAAGTAATTCAAGGACTAACATGCAAAGGGAGTTAGGACTCCTGTGACCGTCCCATGATAGAGATGAACATTGAACTTACTGGGAGTTATGTGGTGGTTCTTCCCTTTCTTTATCCCTAACTGATGGATTTAAAACAATCTCTCTGCAGAGGAAGAGCAACTCAGACACAGCTTGGGGGAAAATAGATTCAGGACAGCAAATGTCACTAAAGgcgtttctctctccctccctttccccccacttctTGCTTCCAGGAATGATCAATTCAGCAGTTCTATCACTTGACTCTTCAGGGAGTCCCAACTAATTCTTCATGTGTTTTGTGGCCCCAGTTGCACAGCAAAGAACCTGCTCTTTTGCTCTCTCTCGACTTTCCCCTCAGGGCCATTTCTTGTATCTGTAAAAAGTCCACCTAATatgcaaactggaaaaaacaaaaacaaaaaacaatcctcTCTCTTGCTGACTACAATGAAGTTCAGAAGTGGCAGAGAAAAATAACTCATTTATGACACTGAATGTTCCTAACATATTGGGAAGAAAATTCTCTCTATCAGCCAGGAAACCAGTTAACTAGAAACTGTATGTAGAAGCAATGTACTGTTTTTAGGCAATGAACTAAACTCTGGGGAAAAGGGAGAATCTGCCAGGGTAATTAGGTGTCAGGCAAGGTTCAAGTTGCCTTCCACAGTAGAGaagggtaagattttttttaaataaaaaaaccaacagGACTATGgaacaggaaagaaaaggaaaggagtaTGTATGTGAGGACACATCATACAGTTGTGAACAATTAACTAAGTTACCATTAAATCATGGGTCAACATTGTTAAGTGTAAACCAGGACAAATAGTGCCCATCTCAGTGCCAGCTAACTGTGATTAAATCTCTGGTGCACAACAGAATGCTCAACACACTTTGTCCTGGTCGATGTTAAGCAGCTGTGGTCAGCATTATCTCATCTAGTTAGTTCACTTATCGTTAATCATATTCAAATTTAACAGAAACCCAGAAAACTAGTCAGAagttggaaaacaaaacaatagaaTTTGAGTTGGCAAGCAACTTGGCATTTACCAGTGGAGCTTTCATCTGGCTTATTTTTAACTCTACTctatagtttgtttttaaaaaagacgcAGTCGCCAGGTCGCAGCTGAAGAACTACTAATTTAActgtcatttttatattttttgcttTGGTGATGAGCTTTAGTGACATCCAGGGCAAAAGCAATCTTTCCTCCAGAATGAACCAGTCTCAGACCTATATAAGTACCCTCTGTTCTCCCAAAGCAGGATTTTTGCAGGCTGGCAAGGAAGGACCAAAGACCTGACCAGCCTGTTGTCAGTTATTAGCAATAGACTTAACTTTGCCTCTTACTTCTGATGCATTTCCACCTCCTTTAATTATCTGCTCTAAGAGGATTTGTTCAGCTGACTAAGCCATTGCATTGGCCTCTCAGCAAGAGCATAGACCAGCTGGATGTTCCAGGTGATCACAGACCCAGGCCTCTCTCAGAATACTACTtcccaccaaaataaaccagtaACGTCCATAAAACACTCTTTTCTACACAGAACTCCTGGAGGTCTACAGCCGTGAAATATCATACTAGATTTAGACTTGGCATCAGATTCTTCACCAAGTGTCTTATTTATGGGTGTAAAATGCTCACATTCTGAGGTGGTAGTATTTTTGCACTCACGTTACATACAGTgtgaggcagtggagaatcagcccaCACTGACAGCAGTGGGCTTCTGGGCTGAATTTGGTTTGCAATTTCTAATAATTTCATACCCACTCTTCTCATCCAGTTTCTGAATGGACTACTTACCATAGTTCATTTCAAAACagtctcctcctcccactctccaTCCTAGGCAAAAAGAGGTCATACAGGGGGGTCCAGCACACCAAGATGACAGTTTGAACTCAGGACACAATGTGTCTTTGCTAAAACACTTTACACTAGCTATCCCCAAATGGCCATTTGTCTGCCATGTTCAGCTTGTTGCTCCATCGTTTGAGGAGCTCTGCAGATGGGACTGGATAACCCCCTACAGAAGGGTGGAGAGATTTGGGAGAAGGGCTAAGGCTACAGCATCAACGCCATGTTAGTTCTCTCCACATACACATTATGAAGTGCTGCCTATTTGATATGCAGTTGCAAAAGGGCTAGATGCCTAGATCCTAACAATTTGTAAAACAATGCTCATTTGTGCCATGTTGAGGGTACATCATGCCAGACCTGCAGGAAGGACTAGCTTTCAGGCCACATACTCTAGTCAATCTAGCCAATTTTGCTGTCCCATGCATTTGGGGCAGACATGGCTTAATTTCTTCCCTATGCCTATGCGCTTCAGGGAGCATAGGCTATGGTGATAGGGCAGGACATGAggagccccttccttccccaccatgTGACCTATTTATACATGTGGAATAGGAGGGCATAATCTGACCCTGTATAAGCGGGCTCCAAGCAGTGGCCAAAAGAGAACGGGTACCTTGCAAATTTGCTGGTACTCTTGGAACATTATGCTCATAACCAtgctgttttgttgctgtgtGCGGCCAATGAAAGCAGTAATGCTTATTTATAAATTAAAGATCTTCACCCACAATAACTGAATTTTCATTGATCGGATGTATAGAAGCTACTACTCATCTGCCTCCAAACATTATAGTCTCAATACAGCACATTTGTGACCTTCATAAATGTAATATTACAGGATACTGCTACAGTAGGAGATCCGGTAATACATCACCTAGGGTTTGTTTCCACTACAAAGGGAGTTTTGTTTTCTATCTGGGCAACACTCAAGTTATCATAGGCTGAGGGTGCAACAGAAACCATTTAAAACTGGGGGCAGGCACACAGGCCACAATATCAATGGTGACATCTACCTAAGTTACAACGCAGCAGGTAATTCCCATTGTACAAGTAGTGAAACGAGAGTCATTTTTTGCTGGCCATGTTTTATTTGTCTTTCTTTAAACAGGGGAGCCAAAAATACATACAGTatcccaaaaaaaccaaaaaaaaaaaaaaaaaaaaaaaaaaaaaaacacagaaggtAAAATAAATTTCCAGAAGACCAAGATGCTACATGCTACATTTAACCTAATTTTATTCATGCTTGTTTTGGGGCTGGGAATTATTCGGTAAAAACATACAGTAAAAGCAAAATGTCTCACCATATAGAACTTTTAACCTACAATAATAATGTACCTTAATTATTTCCATGCACACAACTAAcgttacaaaattaaaaaaaaatgaacacaatTAAGATTTCTAGGAGCATTTTATAATAAAGTAATTCCTAATTTTTGTAGAGAGATCAAGCACCCCCAAATTACAAATTCCTATACACAGTGAGTGctttatttgaaatgaaaacttaaaaaaaatagatgtattggaCAGCCTCAGAATAAGCCAATGTTATTATATATTCAGCTATGTAGGCAATAAACCATAGTGCTAAACAAAAACCTTATCTGCCAAGTAACTTcaaaaattaagttgactttCTGTAATTACagaaaacatatttatttgttaaaataaataaaagtgccaCATATTAACACTTCACTATAAAGAATGCATACCAGaacatttataaatattgaaTGATTTTTCAGGAAAAATAGCTACTATAATAATGCTGGCTAAAGAGAAGTGCATAATGAGAAGCACTATGGGTGATTAATGTTTTGCCACATACTGCTGTTACCTTGAGGTAGATAACACATGCGTACCAAATTCTGCATTCATTTTCAGTTGCTGCTGGTATCATGTGTCTAAGAAATGTTTACAGTATGAAAAACTAATACAcgaatgaaaaaatgtttcagggAAAAATAGATATTTTCATGCAATTATGTACAGTCTCACTGTGTAAATTTCAAGGCAAGATTCTTTTTTCTGCAAAACATGGACAACTGTTTTACTGACAGAATGTTTTTACTTGGTTTagtgcatttttttctgtttcctcctACATTTTGCATTATTCTGCTCTATTCTTTTATTTTGTGTGCAAACGACAtgccagtttaaaaacaaaaaactaactcATGTATAGAAATTAATTCTGGATTGTAAAAATGATGGTAAACAGAAAGCTAATGAAATCCATACCAAAAATTACACCATCTGATTCAAGTAAAAAAATTACTTAcactagtaataaaaaaaaaaaaaaaaaaaaagacaaacatctCATGAAGAATACAAAAAAAATGTCTGCTGAGTGTTTTAGTTTAGATGTTTCAGAATGCTGCTGTATGTTTTATGGGGAATTTGGGGAGATGATTTCATAGCAGAAGGTGTTAATGTGGCCTGAATTGATTTAAGTGGTGAACCAACAGGACTGTGAAACTGAGGGATACCTATAGCCTCTAACTGCTTGTTAAAGAGAAACTCCCCACTGTTACTAAGAAagctctcttctctttccttctccccaagCTTCCCATCTTCTACTGGCTCAGTTTCTAGCATTTCTGTATCTTCTTTCTTACTAAAGAACTTGTCCAAATAactggtgtaagtgttttctttttcaatttgttCATCTTTCCTGACTTCACAACAAAACTGATCTATGAGGAAGCACTCCTCCCCATCACTTACAAACTGGCTATCCCAAGAAGTTTGGTACAGCGCTTCCAACTGTGCCAAGTTGGCCATTCCTTTTTCCTGTTTCTCTCTGCTTACTGACTTTGATATTAAGGCTTTCAATTCCAGTTGGGACACTGAGCTATTCAAGTCATTTAATTTATCAACATCAGTAGACTCATGTTGTAAACTAAGTTGAATGGTTCCTGCTATAAATGAATCAAAGTCAAACCCTTGAttcttctccctttctttttcaACAAGCTGCTGTGATGCTTCCTCAAGAGCTATCTGGGCTTTCACCAATCCATTCCTTTCACATTTTGACTTGCCTTTCTTATCAGACTTCTCTTTGCTCTGCTCCTTCCAGTTAGAAAGATCTATAATAAGCTTGGGCTCATAGTAATGGTTAACTTCACTATCTCGCCAAACTAAGTTATCTAAGTAAGAAGATGACCTCATTTTGTAATTACAAGTGTGGCTACATTCCAGATCACAGTACTTGTTTTCATGGTGATCGGGATATTGCCAGCAAGGCTCAGTAGAGAAGTGCGTGTCAAAAGCAGGATCCTCCAGATACTTTTCACGATCTCCATCCAAATATTTGCGAGGATCTACTTGCACTTCTTCCTCATCAGTGACATCAGAAAGAGCCCTTGGATCACGCTGAACTTCATCAGCTTCAAAGTTATTATGAATAGGCCAGTCATGATCTGAAAACTGACTTTCATGGTATCTGTAATAATTAATTTCCTAGAGTTAGTGAATGAAAATAAACCTTCTTGATTACAAATTATCCcagacccaaaaaaaaaaaaaaaacgctagACCATATACAATTCAACATATGCAACTAATTTCTTAACTGAACTGGGCTGTATCtgtattttagatttttaaatgcaTCCTGAATATGGTAATTTATACATGCATgtctttaataattttaaatcccAGAATATAGATCACTAAAATATGAGATTTAACTCAAATTAAGAATCCCCCCCACAAATATTCTTCTATCAGAAATGCTATTTTAagtaaagatatttttaaatatgactATTGCAATTCTATGCTTTTACTAGTATATTTACTGAAGGGAAAATTTGCATTCCGGACCAATTTGTCTTACtgaagaaagttaaaaaaaattaatcttaaaaGCCTAGCAGACTGAAAAACAGTCATACATCACCATATCCAAGTCAGTCTTTGTTGTGCTTTATATTGCAGCAGACAATTATAAAGCGCATAAAGACTAATTACAGAGACAAGCTGTGGGAAAATTCATATCCTCACGTTAATTtagaaaaatcaattaaaatacaATTGGGGTttctggggaggtggagggggaaggaggaggaaagacTTCTCACCATGGGAATACTTATTCCTGCTTTCTGCAGAGTTCTACTGCTCTTAAAGTGATGTACTCATAGCATCTCAGATATAGCCTCTTACTTTAGATTTAAGGAAGATGTCATGATTCAGCGGCACAAGACAATTCATTAATATCTAAACAAATTTGGAATAAATTTACCTTTCCCAATTATAAATATGGCTGTGACTTTCATCCATGAGCAGAATATCATCAACCTCATCTTCAATGTGAAAAGGATGACTTGAAATGGGCTCATCCGTTGGAAAGGAGTAAATGCTCATATAAGAATGGGACAAAGCTTCTTCTGCTGTCAATCGATCCATGGGACTAAATGTTAAAATTTGCTCCAGGAAGTCCAGTGCTGGAGAGTAAAACCACATCAGTGATCAGTAATTAGAAGCTGAAAATCTTTATTCCTGAAACAATTACACTTGGGGATTATAAACACACTGCTTTATTTTACACGTGTATGTCTAGGTCAAAGACTGTTGAAAACATTGAGACTTAAAGGCTACAGAATGATTTTAAGACCAAGCAACCAGGTGATAAAATCAATGTGGACAAAAATCTATACTGTAATCTAAGTaatctaagttccctctaagatgCGTAGCCATGCAGCAAGCTATCAAGAGTTGCGCAAGCAGGGAGAGGCACTTctcacctggccccagccccagcccctagAGTTGCCACAGCCAGgcagaggtgcctctccctggccccgggctgctgcagcaagagagggctgggggtagtcctctctccccaccgcagccctggggcagcctgcaccccaaccccctcatccccagccccaccagagCTCACatccccagcaccccaaccctctgcccaagcccagggccccctcatgcaccccaaacccctcatccccagccagagcccacaccgccagccagagccctcatcccccctgcaccccaaccctctgctccagccctgagacccctcccacactccaaacccctcgcccccacccccaccacacatcacctccatattggtgcacataaaattcattccgcacatggatgtaaaaaattagagggaacattgactGTAACTATAAATCTGGAAAGGCAGAATACAGCAATAAGTggtgatttttaaaagagaatttctTATTAGTTTTAAGTTAATCGAGTTAGTATGGTCTAAATCAAGTTAGCAAGTGCCACTGACTTCTACCCAGGaatggtcaaaaaaaaaaaattcaaaatgttttgttcaagcAGGAATACTTGAACCAAAACTTTTCTATTTTGACAAAATAGTGCCTAAAATGTTTTCAGAACAATTACTGTATACTCCTGAAGCAACTATATCATTCACATGCTTACATTCACATCCTTAGAGGATTAACGTCTCAACAACCCCCTCCACCCCTCAGCATTATTTGAATGGTCACAAAGATATCCCCTCTTTCTACGGCTCCCTGCAAAGCCATGCAACACTCCTCTAGGACTGACGAAGTAgctataaagcagtggttcccaaactggggtttgtgaacccctgggggttcacaaaatgttacagggggttctcagggaaaaattccctaatggcggacagagctgtccctagggaccccgggcagcaagcgaacagcagcccggagcccctggacttccaagagctaagcagatcaaagcaagcgcATCTATTacaaggagtcttgaagtttaaatctgagtgtaagaaatggaaagggagatggatattttttgctgtttttaaaattaaataggcagctagtggtgtttttaaaattattatgaagaacaagtttaagctttgttgtaatgtgcgttgtttgcctggactgctcaatccccgaatgcttgtgtaggagaaactccttgagttggcttcttaaatatcttcatgctgtttcacatctgatactccttgatgaaacataggagccttgttttataacaggcttattcaaagtgatacaagctacgaaagtgagatcttggaagaatgttgccattttcataatgtaataaaaatactgtaatgataaataattaataatagtgtacaataagcatgtcataaaaacaaattttatctttccaagatcactgcttctaTAATTTAttctcaggtaaaggagaaaatacctggaaatattcatttttaggagggggttcacgagacttgacattttattgaaaggggttcacaggttgttaaagtttgggaactactgctaTAAAGTGATACAAGATGCTCCATTTCTCACAAGGGCTGGAAACAACTGCCTCCACAAAATTCCTATTCTGGAGAATGACCAGGAGTCAAACACGTGACGTCATATATAGTATCGACCCTGCCATCCATGAAAACATGCTTAATACATAACCAAGTTGGTGCCAGAAATGTTCACGGTAAAGTTGTCAGCTATGATTTGTAAGGTTTTTAATTTACAGGGactaaaattagattttttttcagaaccaCTTACCTTCAGGACTGATGCCTGGAAGCAGCTGTGTTAAAGGTTTGTGCGGCTCAGTCAtatcatttttaatgtaaactgGGATTACACTGAGAAGCTCCTGACGGTCCTCCTCATGCACAACAGGAATTGACTCTAAAATCAGCTGCATCTGTTCAAGTTCATGTGCACCTAAAAGTTAAGCAGACAAGACAAGAAGTAAGTTATGTTCCAGACAACTTTCTTTAATTTCTGACAAACACATGAGCTCAAAAGTAGTTTAGTACACCTACAAGGAATTAGTGTTGTATGGCTAGATATTAGCCTATTATGTCTTACAGAGTCTTAAATTTCTGTACATCAAACTCCAAGAATATGGCTCACCACTTGTTTTTTGCCAATATCCTGCCCCCTCCAGCTGTTCCATTTTGCTTACTCAATAATTCATTCAATATCTGGAGCACTTTAGGTTCCGTGCTCCTCTACCATCGGAACAGTGATGATTCAATCTCAGCTTTTAATTACTTTAACGTAATTCACGGACCCACCAATTGATCCATTTGAAGTACTGGATTCGGAACTGAAATCTTGCAGTAATGTCAGGAATACTATTACAATACATCAATAGCAGTTGATTAAAAAAAGTGTTCCACATAAAATTCGTacaaatattgttttttatttttgaagtgcaatattaacatttaaaatagttaaaatacTTAATGAAGTGTACTTATGCATATTAAAAAGGAGGCCATGCAACACTGCCTTTAAGAAGACTATTCAAAAACCAAGCCTATAAATATGGGACAGCAGGCATAAACACAAAACATTTACTAAATTAGAAGGGAGCTTTTCCACTGACCAGCTGGCCATGACTGTGAGGACGATGACGATAAACCCCTAGCAGGAGCCATTCAGTAGTAGGGTGGCCCCCCCTGCGGCCAGGCCCCGGGACTCATCCTCCTCGCAGtcctggccaggatctctgctctgccctgcaccctccctCCCGCACCTTCACagtttgggtcaggtgtcagcaaCACCCTGGCTATGCAGGGAGCCTTttgcagccctgctgtcatggAAGTGAGCAAGTGGGTCCTGGCGGTACAGATCAGACACTCCCAGCCAGGACTGCAAGACTCATGCCACAGGGGAGGCTGCCCCA encodes:
- the MAPK6 gene encoding mitogen-activated protein kinase 6 is translated as MAEKFESLMNIHGFDLGSRYMDLKPLGCGGNGLVFSAVDNDCDKRVAVKKIVLTDPQSVKHALREIKIIRRLDHDNIVKVFEILGPNGSQLTDDVGSLTELNCVYIVQEYMETDLANLLEQGPLLEEHARLFMYQLLRGLKYIHSANVLHRDLKPANLFINTEDLVLKIGDFGLARIMDPHYSHKGHLSEGLVTKWYRSPRLLLSPNNYTKAIDMWAAGCIFAEMLTGKTLFAGAHELEQMQLILESIPVVHEEDRQELLSVIPVYIKNDMTEPHKPLTQLLPGISPEALDFLEQILTFSPMDRLTAEEALSHSYMSIYSFPTDEPISSHPFHIEDEVDDILLMDESHSHIYNWERYHESQFSDHDWPIHNNFEADEVQRDPRALSDVTDEEEVQVDPRKYLDGDREKYLEDPAFDTHFSTEPCWQYPDHHENKYCDLECSHTCNYKMRSSSYLDNLVWRDSEVNHYYEPKLIIDLSNWKEQSKEKSDKKGKSKCERNGLVKAQIALEEASQQLVEKEREKNQGFDFDSFIAGTIQLSLQHESTDVDKLNDLNSSVSQLELKALISKSVSREKQEKGMANLAQLEALYQTSWDSQFVSDGEECFLIDQFCCEVRKDEQIEKENTYTSYLDKFFSKKEDTEMLETEPVEDGKLGEKEREESFLSNSGEFLFNKQLEAIGIPQFHSPVGSPLKSIQATLTPSAMKSSPQIPHKTYSSILKHLN